One Megachile rotundata isolate GNS110a chromosome 5, iyMegRotu1, whole genome shotgun sequence genomic region harbors:
- the Pop2 gene encoding CCR4-NOT transcription complex subunit Pop2 isoform X2 — MPSATGGGNPIGQQKGGATMPSNEECGIRDVWGHNLEEEFRTIRQVVQQFQYIAMDTEFPGVVARPIGEFRTSADYQYQLLRCNVDLLRIIQLGLTFLDESGNTPGGSYTTWQFNFKFNLQEDMYAQDSIDMLQNSGIQFKKHEEEGINPLDFAELLITSGIVLVDDIKWLSFHSGYDFGYLLKLLTDQNLPQEESEFFELLRIYFPTIYDVKYLMKSCKNLKGGLQEVAEQLEIQRVGPQHQAGSDSLLTGMVFFKMREMFFEDNIDDAKYCGHLYGLGTSFVVNGSGGYLDSNGDNSSSS, encoded by the exons gaGGAGGTAACCCTATAGGGCAGCAGAAGGGTGGGGCGACTATGCCCAGTAATGAAGAATGTGGGATCCGAGATGTTTGGGGTCACAATCTCGAAGAAGAGTTTCGTACTATTCGGCAAGTTGTTCAACAGTTTCAGTATATTGCAATGGATACTGAATTTCCCGGCGTAGTGGCTAGGCCTATTG GCGAATTCAGGACTAGCGCTGACTATCAGTATCAGTTATTACGATGTAATGTAGATCTTTTGCGGATAATTCAACTTGGTCTTACGTTTCTCGATGAATCGGGGAATACACCTGGCGGAAGCTATACGACGtggcaatttaatttcaaatttaacttaCA agaAGACATGTATGCGCAAGATAGTATAGACATGTTACAAAACAGTggtatacaatttaaaaaacacGAAGAAGAAGGTATCAATCCATTAGATTTCGCCGAACTTTTGATAACTTCGGGAATCGTTCTTGTTGATGACATAAAATGGCTGTCCTTTCATTCTGGTTACGATTTCGGCTATCTATTGAAACTTCTTACAGACCAAAATTTACCGCAAGAAGAAAGTGAATTTTTTGAACTTCTTAGGATATATTTTCCAACAATATACGACGTAAAA TATTTAATGAAATCATGCAAAAATCTGAAAGGAGGCCTACAAGAGGTAGCAGAACAACTGGAAATTCAAAGAGTTGGCCCGCAACATCAAGCTGGATCTGATTCATTACTTACCGGAATGGTTTTCTTTAAAATGCGAGAG atGTTTTTCGAGGATAATATTGACGATGCGAAATATTGTGGTCATTTGTACGGTTTGGGAACGTCGTTTGTCGTAAACGGTTCAGGAGGGTACCTAGACAGTAATGGAGATAATTCTTCGTCTTCGTAA
- the Pop2 gene encoding CCR4-NOT transcription complex subunit Pop2 isoform X1, producing MKFPRNIQSLLLQEKVCAFREFQKNAQLLEGGGNPIGQQKGGATMPSNEECGIRDVWGHNLEEEFRTIRQVVQQFQYIAMDTEFPGVVARPIGEFRTSADYQYQLLRCNVDLLRIIQLGLTFLDESGNTPGGSYTTWQFNFKFNLQEDMYAQDSIDMLQNSGIQFKKHEEEGINPLDFAELLITSGIVLVDDIKWLSFHSGYDFGYLLKLLTDQNLPQEESEFFELLRIYFPTIYDVKYLMKSCKNLKGGLQEVAEQLEIQRVGPQHQAGSDSLLTGMVFFKMREMFFEDNIDDAKYCGHLYGLGTSFVVNGSGGYLDSNGDNSSSS from the exons gaGGAGGTAACCCTATAGGGCAGCAGAAGGGTGGGGCGACTATGCCCAGTAATGAAGAATGTGGGATCCGAGATGTTTGGGGTCACAATCTCGAAGAAGAGTTTCGTACTATTCGGCAAGTTGTTCAACAGTTTCAGTATATTGCAATGGATACTGAATTTCCCGGCGTAGTGGCTAGGCCTATTG GCGAATTCAGGACTAGCGCTGACTATCAGTATCAGTTATTACGATGTAATGTAGATCTTTTGCGGATAATTCAACTTGGTCTTACGTTTCTCGATGAATCGGGGAATACACCTGGCGGAAGCTATACGACGtggcaatttaatttcaaatttaacttaCA agaAGACATGTATGCGCAAGATAGTATAGACATGTTACAAAACAGTggtatacaatttaaaaaacacGAAGAAGAAGGTATCAATCCATTAGATTTCGCCGAACTTTTGATAACTTCGGGAATCGTTCTTGTTGATGACATAAAATGGCTGTCCTTTCATTCTGGTTACGATTTCGGCTATCTATTGAAACTTCTTACAGACCAAAATTTACCGCAAGAAGAAAGTGAATTTTTTGAACTTCTTAGGATATATTTTCCAACAATATACGACGTAAAA TATTTAATGAAATCATGCAAAAATCTGAAAGGAGGCCTACAAGAGGTAGCAGAACAACTGGAAATTCAAAGAGTTGGCCCGCAACATCAAGCTGGATCTGATTCATTACTTACCGGAATGGTTTTCTTTAAAATGCGAGAG atGTTTTTCGAGGATAATATTGACGATGCGAAATATTGTGGTCATTTGTACGGTTTGGGAACGTCGTTTGTCGTAAACGGTTCAGGAGGGTACCTAGACAGTAATGGAGATAATTCTTCGTCTTCGTAA
- the Pop2 gene encoding CCR4-NOT transcription complex subunit Pop2 isoform X3 → MPSNEECGIRDVWGHNLEEEFRTIRQVVQQFQYIAMDTEFPGVVARPIGEFRTSADYQYQLLRCNVDLLRIIQLGLTFLDESGNTPGGSYTTWQFNFKFNLQEDMYAQDSIDMLQNSGIQFKKHEEEGINPLDFAELLITSGIVLVDDIKWLSFHSGYDFGYLLKLLTDQNLPQEESEFFELLRIYFPTIYDVKYLMKSCKNLKGGLQEVAEQLEIQRVGPQHQAGSDSLLTGMVFFKMREMFFEDNIDDAKYCGHLYGLGTSFVVNGSGGYLDSNGDNSSSS, encoded by the exons ATGCCCAGTAATGAAGAATGTGGGATCCGAGATGTTTGGGGTCACAATCTCGAAGAAGAGTTTCGTACTATTCGGCAAGTTGTTCAACAGTTTCAGTATATTGCAATGGATACTGAATTTCCCGGCGTAGTGGCTAGGCCTATTG GCGAATTCAGGACTAGCGCTGACTATCAGTATCAGTTATTACGATGTAATGTAGATCTTTTGCGGATAATTCAACTTGGTCTTACGTTTCTCGATGAATCGGGGAATACACCTGGCGGAAGCTATACGACGtggcaatttaatttcaaatttaacttaCA agaAGACATGTATGCGCAAGATAGTATAGACATGTTACAAAACAGTggtatacaatttaaaaaacacGAAGAAGAAGGTATCAATCCATTAGATTTCGCCGAACTTTTGATAACTTCGGGAATCGTTCTTGTTGATGACATAAAATGGCTGTCCTTTCATTCTGGTTACGATTTCGGCTATCTATTGAAACTTCTTACAGACCAAAATTTACCGCAAGAAGAAAGTGAATTTTTTGAACTTCTTAGGATATATTTTCCAACAATATACGACGTAAAA TATTTAATGAAATCATGCAAAAATCTGAAAGGAGGCCTACAAGAGGTAGCAGAACAACTGGAAATTCAAAGAGTTGGCCCGCAACATCAAGCTGGATCTGATTCATTACTTACCGGAATGGTTTTCTTTAAAATGCGAGAG atGTTTTTCGAGGATAATATTGACGATGCGAAATATTGTGGTCATTTGTACGGTTTGGGAACGTCGTTTGTCGTAAACGGTTCAGGAGGGTACCTAGACAGTAATGGAGATAATTCTTCGTCTTCGTAA